In a genomic window of Spirosoma agri:
- the menB gene encoding 1,4-dihydroxy-2-naphthoyl-CoA synthase: protein MTSNYPWEPIKEYQEILFSYYNGIAKISINRPHKRNAFTPLTVKEMSEAMELARQDERVGVVILTGEGGEAFCSGGDQSIRGHGGYVGEDQVPRLNVLDLQMQIRRIPKPVIAMVAGYAIGGGHVLHVVCDLSIAADNARFGQTGPKVGSFDGGFGASYLARVVGQKKAREIWFLCDQYDAQEALDMGLVNKVVPLDQLEETTIVWCQKILDKSPIALRMLKASFNAELDGQAGIQQLAGDATLLYYLSEEAKEGKDAFLEKRKPDFSKFPKFP from the coding sequence ATGACAAGCAACTATCCCTGGGAACCGATTAAAGAATACCAGGAAATTCTGTTTAGCTACTACAACGGTATCGCTAAAATCAGCATCAATCGCCCCCATAAACGCAATGCGTTTACGCCGTTGACCGTCAAAGAAATGTCGGAAGCGATGGAGCTGGCTCGTCAAGACGAACGGGTCGGTGTCGTTATCCTGACCGGCGAAGGTGGCGAAGCCTTCTGTAGTGGTGGCGACCAGTCCATCCGGGGTCACGGCGGCTACGTGGGTGAAGATCAGGTTCCCCGGCTGAATGTGCTCGACCTGCAAATGCAAATCCGGCGGATTCCGAAACCCGTTATTGCCATGGTGGCGGGTTATGCCATCGGTGGCGGTCACGTGCTCCACGTCGTCTGTGATTTGAGCATTGCCGCCGATAACGCCCGCTTCGGACAAACGGGTCCCAAGGTCGGCAGTTTCGACGGTGGATTTGGTGCGTCGTATCTGGCACGCGTCGTCGGTCAGAAAAAAGCGCGCGAAATCTGGTTTCTCTGCGACCAGTACGACGCGCAGGAAGCCCTCGATATGGGGCTGGTGAACAAGGTGGTGCCGCTGGATCAACTGGAAGAAACGACCATTGTCTGGTGCCAGAAAATTCTGGATAAAAGCCCGATTGCCCTCCGAATGCTCAAAGCCTCGTTCAACGCCGAACTCGACGGGCAGGCTGGTATTCAGCAGTTGGCTGGGGACGCAACCCTGCTTTACTACCTGTCTGAAGAAGCCAAAGAAGGGAAAGACGCCTTCCTCGAGAAGCGTAAACCCGATTTTAGCAAGTTTCCGAAGTTTCCATAA
- the bla gene encoding class A beta-lactamase, giving the protein MLKYFLFLLILFVSASLSAQPKTTRLAGRHSLDSLRSQLERTASAAQGKVGVAATLLETGESIALQGDQRFPMQSVYKLPIAMVALHLVDQGKLTLDQPVRVDKVEYVSERQHSPLRDKSPDGTEVSVSELLRYAVSESDGSASDVLMRLVGGPNVIMTYLNSLGIKDMIVANTEKELGADNAVQYRNWAKPTEAVALLRLIQQGRGLSESSRALLLRIMTETETGLHRLKGQLPAGTVVAHKTGTSWTIDGLTAATNDIGLITLPSGRHIALAVFVSDARADQKTREAVIANLSRTIWNYWNK; this is encoded by the coding sequence ATGCTTAAGTATTTTTTGTTTTTGCTCATTCTCTTTGTCTCAGCCTCTCTATCTGCCCAACCCAAAACGACTCGACTAGCCGGGCGCCACTCGCTCGACAGTCTTCGTAGTCAGCTTGAACGCACGGCCAGTGCCGCACAGGGAAAAGTGGGCGTTGCGGCTACACTGCTTGAAACCGGCGAATCCATAGCCCTACAGGGCGACCAGCGGTTTCCGATGCAGAGTGTGTATAAGTTGCCGATAGCTATGGTGGCGCTACATCTGGTCGATCAGGGTAAGTTAACGCTCGACCAACCGGTACGCGTCGACAAAGTCGAGTATGTTTCGGAACGTCAGCACAGTCCGCTACGCGATAAGTCGCCCGATGGAACCGAAGTAAGCGTCTCAGAACTTCTGCGCTACGCCGTTTCGGAGAGCGACGGGTCAGCCAGTGATGTACTCATGCGGCTCGTCGGTGGGCCCAACGTGATTATGACTTACCTGAATAGTCTGGGGATCAAAGACATGATCGTCGCTAATACCGAAAAAGAACTCGGAGCCGATAATGCCGTTCAATACCGCAACTGGGCAAAACCAACGGAAGCGGTGGCCTTGTTACGGTTGATTCAACAGGGCCGTGGGCTGTCCGAAAGTAGCCGGGCTTTGTTGCTGCGGATTATGACCGAAACGGAAACCGGCCTTCATCGACTGAAAGGACAGTTACCAGCGGGTACGGTTGTAGCGCACAAAACAGGAACCTCCTGGACCATCGATGGCCTGACCGCTGCCACCAACGACATTGGTCTCATCACGCTGCCTTCGGGTCGGCACATTGCGCTGGCCGTCTTCGTTTCAGACGCCAGGGCCGACCAGAAAACGCGTGAAGCCGTCATCGCTAATCTCTCCCGAACGATCTGGAATTATTGGAACAAGTAG
- a CDS encoding purple acid phosphatase family protein: protein MTHLLRATALIRLCTFICLLLPTAHAQDTLVRGPYLQKATPTSMTFRWRTGTASAGVVRYGSSTGKLTRTSTESESRTDHEVTLTGLTPNTKYYYSIGTASATLQGSDQHYFYTFPKEGTAKKTRIWSLGDFGNHSARQFNVKNAFKNYVQSIGDPYIDLWLWLGDNAYNRGLDKEYQANVFSADTGYSGDRFMKQTPIFATPGNHDYAGNNNLRVSLAIPYYQVISHPTNAEAGGVPSGSESFYSFTYGNIHFVSLDSDRYDDSTFKAANLRFGEASPQIAWLKRDLAAAQTNPNITWIVAYWHHPPYTKGTHDSDTEKQLRDVRMNLLPVLEQYNVDLVMCGHSHVYERSGLLKGHYGDAASFDARVHTNSPAPAGNSSKNVSNFVKNRKASVNEGTIYVVNGDGGAGGGHVTTGTAQWPHNAMDVSFDGTGGSMYIEIDGSKLVAKMITGDGTIRDEFTIRKESK from the coding sequence ATGACTCACTTACTACGCGCTACAGCTCTGATCCGGCTTTGCACCTTCATTTGTTTGCTCCTGCCAACCGCTCATGCGCAGGATACGCTGGTGAGGGGCCCCTACCTGCAAAAGGCAACACCAACCAGCATGACCTTCCGGTGGCGTACGGGAACGGCCTCCGCCGGTGTTGTTCGTTATGGTTCATCGACCGGCAAACTGACTAGAACAAGTACCGAGTCCGAAAGCCGGACAGACCATGAGGTAACGCTGACGGGCTTGACCCCAAACACAAAATACTATTATTCGATCGGTACGGCCAGCGCAACCTTGCAGGGCAGTGATCAGCACTATTTTTATACATTCCCCAAAGAAGGTACGGCCAAAAAGACGCGAATCTGGTCATTGGGCGATTTCGGCAATCATTCGGCGCGGCAGTTCAACGTAAAAAATGCGTTCAAAAATTACGTACAAAGCATTGGCGATCCGTACATCGACCTTTGGCTCTGGCTGGGCGACAATGCCTACAACCGGGGGCTTGACAAGGAATACCAAGCCAACGTGTTTAGCGCCGATACGGGCTATAGTGGAGATCGGTTCATGAAGCAGACGCCAATCTTTGCGACGCCCGGTAATCACGACTACGCGGGCAACAACAACCTGCGGGTCAGTTTAGCTATTCCGTACTACCAAGTCATCTCCCACCCGACCAATGCCGAAGCGGGTGGCGTTCCATCTGGATCAGAGTCCTTTTACTCGTTCACGTATGGTAACATTCACTTCGTCAGCCTGGATTCTGACCGCTACGATGACAGTACGTTCAAAGCAGCGAACCTGCGCTTTGGCGAAGCCAGTCCGCAAATCGCCTGGCTCAAACGGGATCTGGCAGCCGCGCAAACGAACCCCAACATCACCTGGATCGTCGCGTACTGGCACCATCCGCCCTACACGAAAGGCACGCACGATTCGGATACGGAGAAGCAGCTTCGGGATGTCCGCATGAATCTATTGCCCGTGTTGGAGCAGTACAACGTTGATTTAGTGATGTGCGGACACAGTCACGTTTACGAACGGTCGGGCTTGCTGAAAGGCCACTACGGCGATGCAGCCAGCTTCGATGCTCGGGTTCATACCAACAGCCCTGCCCCTGCCGGGAATTCGTCAAAAAACGTGAGCAACTTCGTTAAAAATCGTAAAGCGTCCGTCAATGAGGGAACGATTTACGTGGTCAACGGCGACGGCGGTGCGGGTGGTGGTCACGTAACAACCGGCACAGCACAATGGCCGCACAATGCCATGGACGTCTCATTCGACGGAACCGGTGGGTCAATGTACATCGAAATAGACGGCAGTAAACTGGTCGCAAAAATGATTACCGGCGACGGAACAATCCGGGACGAATTCACCATCCGCAAAGAATCGAAGTAA
- a CDS encoding ABC transporter ATP-binding protein produces MLTVSNLTKAYGGRTVLTIPDLHLSPGIHYFRGGNGSGKTTFFRTVAGLLPFTGTITLDNQYDIKRDAVAYRMRVNYAEAEPLYPDFLTARDLAGFVGKAKRAPAGQVNTLAELLGVDTFWTKATGTFSSGMLKKLSLLLALLGTPKLILLDEPLTTLDVTTAANLFDFIRQLTDRQEVSFLLTSHQDVSLTGLSIANVWQVGDGVILPAT; encoded by the coding sequence GTGCTCACCGTTTCCAATCTGACCAAAGCCTATGGCGGGCGAACCGTCTTGACGATTCCTGACTTACACTTGTCGCCGGGTATTCATTATTTCCGGGGTGGAAACGGCTCGGGCAAAACTACCTTTTTTCGGACTGTTGCCGGGCTTCTGCCGTTTACGGGAACCATCACGCTTGATAACCAGTACGACATCAAGCGTGATGCTGTGGCTTACCGGATGCGGGTGAATTACGCGGAGGCCGAACCACTCTACCCCGATTTTCTGACCGCCCGCGATCTGGCCGGGTTTGTCGGTAAAGCAAAACGGGCACCGGCTGGTCAGGTCAATACGCTGGCCGAACTCCTGGGCGTCGATACGTTCTGGACCAAGGCAACGGGTACGTTTTCGAGCGGTATGCTCAAAAAACTATCGCTACTATTAGCCCTGTTGGGTACGCCTAAACTCATCCTACTAGACGAGCCCCTGACAACGCTCGACGTGACTACGGCGGCTAATTTGTTCGATTTTATCCGGCAGCTTACGGACCGGCAGGAGGTATCGTTTCTGCTCACCTCGCATCAGGATGTTAGTCTGACGGGGTTATCCATCGCGAATGTCTGGCAGGTGGGTGACGGCGTTATCCTCCCCGCGACCTGA
- a CDS encoding ABC transporter permease: protein MHIIFLIIKREYLTRVRKRSFLVMTILGPLLIFGFYAIIGWAAVSSINQKKIAVVDESGRFASKFKNDDETVYAYPKQPLATVKKTFVKQGYDALVFIPSTVIDNPKTVQIFAEKSVSMSLQNTIERAISKEIETIKLGQAGITQKVIEDAKVNVDAQTISMSDEGERSSNAIAMTIIGYFCAFMIYISVFIYGTQVMRGVMEEKTSRIVEVIISSVKPFQLMLGKILGVALVGLTQFMLWILLTVGLFAVGGALVGDKADRGRQAMQASGAMAQPGAVGASQVQDGAVASVLQAVETLNIPLIVGCFLFYFLGGYLLYSALFGAVGAAVDNETETQQFMFPITLPIIGAIAVAQFVIRDPDGALAFWTSIIPFTSPVVMMVRIPFGVPAWELALSMFLLVLGFMGTTWLAARIYRVGILMYGKKVTYKELSKWLFYKA from the coding sequence ATGCATATAATTTTCCTTATCATAAAACGCGAATACCTGACACGGGTTCGCAAGCGGTCATTTCTGGTCATGACGATTCTTGGCCCGTTGCTGATCTTTGGTTTCTACGCCATCATTGGCTGGGCGGCTGTCAGCTCGATCAATCAGAAGAAAATTGCCGTCGTCGATGAGAGCGGCCGCTTTGCCAGTAAGTTCAAAAACGACGATGAAACCGTTTACGCTTATCCGAAACAGCCGCTGGCAACGGTGAAAAAGACGTTCGTCAAGCAGGGGTACGACGCGCTGGTTTTCATTCCGTCGACCGTGATCGATAACCCGAAAACGGTTCAGATTTTCGCCGAGAAAAGCGTTAGCATGTCGTTGCAGAATACCATCGAACGGGCTATTTCCAAGGAGATCGAAACGATCAAACTAGGTCAGGCCGGTATCACGCAGAAAGTGATCGAGGATGCGAAAGTGAACGTCGATGCGCAGACCATCAGTATGAGCGACGAAGGTGAACGAAGCAGCAATGCTATCGCCATGACAATCATTGGTTATTTCTGCGCCTTCATGATTTACATATCGGTGTTCATCTACGGAACGCAGGTCATGCGTGGGGTGATGGAAGAAAAAACCAGCCGGATTGTTGAAGTGATCATCTCGTCGGTGAAACCATTTCAGCTAATGCTGGGTAAAATTCTGGGTGTGGCGCTGGTTGGGCTCACGCAGTTTATGCTCTGGATTCTGCTGACGGTGGGTCTGTTTGCAGTAGGTGGTGCACTCGTGGGCGATAAGGCCGATCGGGGGCGACAGGCGATGCAGGCGTCCGGCGCGATGGCTCAGCCAGGTGCCGTTGGGGCCAGCCAGGTTCAGGATGGGGCCGTAGCCAGCGTACTCCAGGCGGTCGAAACGCTGAATATTCCGTTGATCGTCGGTTGTTTTCTGTTCTATTTTCTGGGGGGCTATTTGCTGTACAGTGCCTTGTTCGGAGCCGTCGGTGCCGCTGTTGACAACGAGACGGAAACGCAGCAATTTATGTTTCCGATTACCCTGCCCATTATCGGGGCGATAGCCGTCGCGCAGTTTGTCATTCGTGATCCCGATGGAGCGCTGGCGTTCTGGACATCGATCATACCGTTCACATCACCCGTTGTAATGATGGTTCGTATTCCGTTTGGTGTACCCGCATGGGAGCTAGCTCTATCCATGTTTCTGCTGGTTCTAGGCTTTATGGGTACAACCTGGCTGGCCGCCCGCATCTACCGCGTCGGTATTCTGATGTACGGCAAGAAAGTGACCTACAAGGAGTTATCGAAGTGGCTATTTTACAAGGCGTAA
- a CDS encoding ABC transporter ATP-binding protein has protein sequence MNILETHHIVKQYAAHRALDDVSLTVPQGCIFGLLGPNGAGKTSLIRIINQITAPDSGDVFLGGERLKPDHIRRIGYLPEERGLYKKMKVGEQLLYLAQLKGLSEKQAMDKLKVWFVKFDIKTWWTKHIEDLSKGMQQKVQFVATVMHEPDLIILDEPFSGFDPINANLIKDEILELRDSGKTIIFSTHRMESVEELCDNIALINRSHKVLDGTKKAIKEQFKTHTYHVDYQGTLGDLPDAFDLLSTRPVDDDFTRADIRIPPDAAVNELIRILLDRVAVRSFGENIPSMNDIFIQAVGEANDD, from the coding sequence ATGAATATTCTTGAAACCCATCACATTGTTAAACAGTATGCGGCTCATCGGGCGCTGGACGATGTTAGTTTAACTGTTCCACAGGGGTGTATTTTCGGATTGCTTGGCCCAAATGGTGCCGGAAAAACCTCCCTGATCCGGATCATCAACCAAATTACCGCGCCCGACTCCGGCGATGTTTTTCTGGGTGGCGAACGGCTTAAACCCGATCATATCCGGCGAATTGGCTACCTGCCCGAAGAGCGGGGGCTTTACAAAAAAATGAAGGTCGGCGAACAGCTGCTTTACCTGGCCCAGCTCAAGGGCCTTTCCGAGAAGCAGGCGATGGACAAACTCAAAGTCTGGTTCGTCAAATTTGATATCAAAACCTGGTGGACCAAACACATCGAGGATCTTTCCAAGGGGATGCAGCAAAAGGTTCAGTTTGTGGCAACCGTTATGCATGAGCCTGACCTGATCATTCTCGATGAGCCGTTTTCGGGTTTTGACCCTATCAACGCCAACCTCATCAAAGACGAGATTCTGGAACTACGGGATAGCGGCAAAACGATCATCTTCTCGACCCACCGCATGGAGTCGGTCGAGGAACTCTGCGACAATATCGCGCTGATCAACCGCTCGCACAAGGTGTTGGATGGTACGAAAAAGGCGATCAAAGAGCAATTTAAAACGCATACCTACCACGTTGATTATCAGGGAACGCTGGGCGACCTGCCCGACGCGTTCGACCTGCTGAGTACCCGGCCCGTCGATGATGATTTCACCCGCGCCGACATCCGCATTCCGCCCGATGCGGCCGTCAATGAGCTGATCCGAATCCTACTCGACCGCGTGGCTGTTCGGTCTTTTGGGGAGAACATACCGAGTATGAACGATATTTTCATTCAGGCGGTGGGCGAGGCCAACGATGATTAA
- a CDS encoding chromate transporter, whose amino-acid sequence MAQPAVLETELAPYFTTKAPFQFPINFRESFVKYWPIVSLVMLVIALPAILVFLGIGTALIPVSYLGGIGAGVGYTISMVLSLIGLILGGLALPGLFNRKRAGWVFSYYAQLLSVLTSIVSFSLLGVLLGLLFLMLLFQVRDYYTR is encoded by the coding sequence ATGGCCCAACCTGCCGTGCTGGAGACCGAACTAGCTCCTTATTTCACCACCAAAGCGCCGTTTCAATTCCCGATCAACTTTCGGGAATCGTTCGTTAAATACTGGCCGATTGTGTCGCTGGTAATGCTCGTTATAGCCCTGCCTGCTATTCTGGTATTTCTAGGCATAGGAACGGCTTTGATCCCTGTTTCCTACCTGGGAGGCATTGGTGCTGGCGTTGGCTATACCATTTCTATGGTTTTGTCCCTGATAGGTCTGATACTGGGTGGGCTGGCTCTGCCGGGCTTATTCAATCGTAAACGGGCCGGATGGGTATTCAGTTATTATGCCCAACTCCTCAGCGTGCTGACCAGTATCGTTTCATTCAGTCTGCTTGGCGTCCTGCTGGGGCTGTTGTTTCTGATGCTGTTATTCCAGGTCCGTGACTACTATACGCGCTAG
- a CDS encoding dicarboxylate/amino acid:cation symporter, with product MKLPNLTTRIFLGMVLGILIGYFFPATDSGFSGTDLNILSKIFLRLIKMIIGPLVFATLVVGIAKLGDFGTVGRIGLKTLAYFYFATILSLVVGLLVVNIMKPGEVMSLPLPAKGTDTGVEVQKLTFDNFIEHIVPTSFIDAMATNEILQIVVFSIFFGIAVGSVGAQGKIIIKALDALSHIMFKVTSFVMAFAPFGVLGAIAAVVAKQGLGILTGYIYLILCFFGGLAFFMFVVLAAICVVVRIPYIALLKEIRSAVILSFSTASSEASFPQTIEALRRFGCSERIISFVLPLGYSFNLDGSMLYMTFATAFIAQAYHIPLSLEQQITMMLTLMITSKGIAGVPRASLVVIAGTMSLFNLPIEGLALLLGIDQVLDMGRSATSVAGNAVATCVISKWEGEFRTQPVESEEITV from the coding sequence ATGAAACTACCCAATCTGACAACTCGTATTTTCCTGGGCATGGTACTGGGTATTTTGATCGGCTACTTTTTTCCCGCGACCGATTCAGGGTTTTCGGGAACCGACCTGAACATCCTTTCCAAGATTTTCCTTCGGCTCATCAAAATGATTATCGGGCCACTGGTGTTCGCCACACTCGTTGTCGGCATTGCCAAACTCGGTGATTTTGGTACGGTAGGACGCATTGGCCTCAAAACACTGGCGTATTTCTACTTCGCCACCATTCTATCGCTGGTCGTTGGGCTTCTGGTCGTTAACATCATGAAACCGGGCGAAGTGATGAGTTTGCCCCTGCCGGCCAAAGGCACTGACACGGGGGTGGAAGTTCAAAAACTGACGTTCGATAATTTCATCGAGCACATCGTCCCGACGAGCTTTATCGACGCGATGGCCACTAACGAAATTCTCCAGATCGTTGTTTTTAGTATTTTCTTTGGTATTGCCGTCGGATCGGTCGGCGCACAGGGCAAAATCATCATTAAAGCGCTGGATGCCTTGTCGCACATTATGTTCAAAGTGACCAGCTTCGTTATGGCCTTTGCGCCCTTTGGCGTATTGGGGGCCATTGCCGCTGTAGTGGCCAAGCAGGGACTGGGCATATTAACGGGCTACATCTACCTTATTCTGTGCTTTTTCGGCGGACTGGCTTTTTTCATGTTCGTCGTCTTGGCGGCTATCTGTGTGGTCGTGCGAATTCCGTACATTGCCCTACTGAAGGAAATTCGTTCGGCCGTCATTCTGTCGTTCAGTACGGCCAGTTCAGAAGCCTCCTTTCCGCAGACGATTGAAGCGTTGCGTCGGTTTGGCTGTTCGGAGCGGATCATTTCGTTCGTTTTGCCACTGGGGTATTCGTTCAATCTCGATGGATCGATGCTGTACATGACCTTCGCTACGGCCTTCATCGCGCAGGCTTACCACATCCCGCTGAGTCTGGAGCAACAGATCACAATGATGCTTACGCTTATGATCACCTCCAAAGGAATTGCGGGTGTGCCGAGAGCATCGCTGGTCGTCATTGCGGGCACCATGTCGCTCTTCAACCTACCCATCGAAGGGCTGGCCTTACTGCTGGGGATTGATCAGGTTCTTGACATGGGCCGAAGCGCAACCAGCGTAGCCGGTAATGCCGTTGCTACCTGCGTTATCTCGAAGTGGGAGGGTGAGTTTCGGACGCAGCCGGTTGAATCGGAGGAAATTACCGTTTGA
- a CDS encoding SRPBCC family protein, giving the protein MHLELKTDVTKSMADVWQGFNRDLFDRLSPPFPPVDVVRFDGCLKGDVVHLRLNFLVFRQDWVSQIVDQQTTEFEIYFVDQGTRLPFFLTYWHHRHRLLRNPSGGTCIIDDITFRTPFRLTDLLLYPVMWLLFAYRKPIYKRLFN; this is encoded by the coding sequence ATGCATCTAGAACTTAAAACCGACGTTACCAAGTCTATGGCCGACGTTTGGCAGGGATTCAACCGAGACCTGTTCGACCGGCTTAGTCCGCCATTCCCGCCCGTTGATGTTGTTCGCTTCGATGGTTGCCTGAAAGGCGACGTTGTTCACTTACGACTCAATTTCCTGGTTTTTCGTCAGGACTGGGTTAGTCAGATCGTGGACCAGCAAACGACTGAGTTCGAGATATACTTTGTCGACCAGGGTACGCGCCTGCCGTTTTTTCTCACGTACTGGCATCATCGACATCGGCTGCTTCGAAATCCGTCCGGTGGCACCTGCATTATCGATGATATTACGTTTCGAACCCCGTTTCGATTAACAGATCTCTTACTTTATCCTGTCATGTGGCTTTTGTTCGCCTATCGAAAGCCGATCTACAAGCGACTGTTCAACTAA